The DNA window CACCGGCGAGCCGCTTCGCACGATCTCCGCGCGCGTCGGCTACGCCTCGGAGTTCGCGTTCGCCAAGGCGTTCAAGCGCGAATTCGCCACGTCACCGCGGCAGTACCGCGACCGCCGGTCGGCTGATCGGCACTGACGTCGACCGAGAACGTGCTCGGTTCCCCGAGGGCGCCGCGGCGCCCTCGGGGAACCGAGCCTCAGGACTCGCTCTGGTTCTTGCCGACCATGCGGCGCTGGATGGCGGGCGAGTAGAACCACAACCCGACACCGACGGCCATCGCGATCACGCCGAAGATGCCGAAGTACGGCCCCGAACTCGCGGCGTCGTACTCCTTCGACGCCTGCGCGATGAGCCCCTGGCCCGCGGCGTTGGCGGCGTAGTTCAACCCGACGACCTGCGCGGCGAACGCGGCGGGCGCGAGCTGCGTCGTCGCGGAGAGGCTGACCGGGTTGACGAACAGCTCGCCGACCGCGATCGTGGCGAGGCTCAGCAGCGGCCAGATGGGATCGACCTTGGCGTCCGCGCCGTGCAACACCCACGGCAGGAACAGGATCGCGAACCCGAGCCCGGTGAGGACCAGCCCGACGGAGAACTTCTGCGGGGTGCTGGGCTGGCGGCGCAGCTTCGTCCACAGCACGGCCACCACCGGCGAGAAGATCAGCATCATCACCGGGTTCACCGACTGCGCGAGCGTCGGGTCGATGTGGAAGCCCCACGCGTCGAGCGCGGTCTGCTGATCGGCGTACTGCGCCATCACCCCGGCCTGCTGCTCCTCGATGAACCAGAACACGACCATGGCGAGGAACAGCGGGATGTAGGCGACGACCTGCCCGCGTTCCTGCGCGGTGACCTTGCTGCTCTTCAGCATCACCACGAAGTAGATCAGCGGCAGCACGAGCGAGATGACGCTGATCGCGTTGACGACCCCTTCCGCGCTGAGCGTTCCGGTCATCGCCAGCACGACGACGACCAGCGCCAGCACCGCGAGCCCGCCGAGCGCGGTGCCGAACACCCGCGTCCTGCTCTCCGGCTCGATCGGGTTGGGAATGTGCGTTCCCGCGTCGCCCATCGTCTTCTTCGCCCGCAGCAGGTACTGGGCCAGACCGAGCGCCATGCCGATCGCCGCGGCGCCGAAGCCGAGGTGGAAGTGGTTTCCGGTCGGGTCGTCCTGGCTCGGCTTGGTGAGGATGTTGCCGACGATGATCGGGGCGAGGAAGGCACCGATCTGCACACCCATCACGAACAGGGTGAATCCGGCATCTCGCCGATTATCGCCCTTTTCGTAGAGATCGCCCACGCCCTTCGTGATGTTCGGTTTCAACAACCCCGTGCCGAGCACGAGAAGGATCATCGAAACGTAGAGCGCGGGCGCGCCGCCGCCCGGAATCGCCAGGGTGATATGGGCGAACATGATCAGCACCGCGCCGCCCGCGATCGAACGGCGCGCGCCGAGCAGCCGGTCCGAAAGCCAGCCGCCCGCGATACCGGACATGTACAGCGCCGCGCCGTAGACCGACACCAGGCTCTTCGCCAGCGACTTGTCCATCCCGAGACCGCCGTGCGCCGCCTCGTAGTACATGTAATAGAGAAGGATCGCCTTCATCCCGTAGTAGGAGAAGCGTTCCCACATCTCGGTCATGAACAGTGTGGACAGTCCCCTGGGGTGGCCGAGGAACGTCCGTTCTGTGTGACCGGCGCGGTTTTTCAGCGCCACGATCACTGCCTTCCTGGTGCGGTTACGGACAACCGGTACAGGTTGGCATACGACCGTCCGGGGTGAACCCCTACTTTTGGCTGCCGGACCGAATTCGAGTGGTGGTCCGTATCACACCACTCCGCGAATCAAAACCGTGAGAACGCGGCTGACCTGCTTTGAATGCATTCAGCACTACCCATCGAGATCACCTGATCATGCAGGGTAAAAGGTGCGGATACCTATCTATATCCGCACTTCACCGCGATTTGACCCGAAATCGGCGCACCCGCCCCGCCCACCGGAACGAATGGAACGAAGTAGCCGAATTCATGCTGCACACGAGGTCGCTGGGTCCGAAATGGACAGATAAGGGGCGCCGGGGCGGCGGCCGGGCGCCCCGGCGCCGCGACGAGGCGCCGGACGGGCAAGACATCCGATCAATCGGCCGAGATCGTGCTAATATCTGCACGAAGCAGCCGAGTTTCGATCACCTAACGTCACACGTGTCCGTGGATCGAGGACGGGAGACCGATCAATGGCCATCCGCTTGCCCCGCGCCGCCCGGCTCGCCGCGGCCCTCTGCCTCGCGGCCGCCTCTCTCCCCGGCATCGCGAACGCGTCCCCCGCCCGCCCCGATCCGCTGTGGACGCACCTCGTTCCCGCCCCGCAGCAGGTCGGCGCGGCGGCAGGGCCCGGCTGGTCGCCGTCGGGCCGGACCCGGATCGTCGTCGACCCGGCGGCGCGGGACAGGTTGTCCGACGAGGCCGGGCTGCTGGCAGGCGAGCTCGCGAGCACCGGCCTCACCCCGGCACGGCCGCGGATCGTCACCGCGGGCGCGCACGCCGTCCGGCCCGGTGACATCTGGCTGGCGCTGGGCGATCCGGCCGGTGGTTCGCCCGAGCGGTACGCGCTGGACGTCGGCGGCAGCGCGCGGATCGTCGGCGCGACCGACACCGGGGTCTTCTACGGCACCCGCACTCTCCTGCAGGCGGCGACGCTGGCGGGAGGGCCGCGCGCGGTACCGGCGGCGCACGTGCTGGACGCGCCGCTGCGCGGGAACCGCACGGTGATGGTCGACAACGGCCGGAAGTACTTCAGCCCCGGCTGGCTGCGCGATCTCGTCCGCGCCATGGCGTGGCAGAAGAACAACACCCTCGAACTGCACTTCTCGGAGAGCACCGGGTTCCGGATCGCCAGCGACCGCCACCCGGAGGTCGTTTCGCGGGACGGGGCGCTCACCAAGGACGAAGTGCGGCAGCTCATCACCTTCGCCAAGCGGTACCACGTCGAGGTGGTACCCGCGCTGGATTCGCCGGGGCACCTCGGGCAGGCGCTCGCCGCGCACCCGGAGCTGCAGGTGCGGCTGTCGGACGGCACCGTGAGCAAGGGCGACCTCGACTACTCGAACCCCGCCGCCCGCAAGCTGATCGGCGAACTCGTCGACGAGTACGCGGACCTGTTCGGCGGCCGCTACTTCCACATCGGCGGCGACGAATTCGCCGCGCTGCACGATCCGGCGAAGGTGCCGCAGCTGCTCGGCTACGCCCGCGCCGAGGTCGGCGCGAGCGCCGACGTGTACGACGGATACGACCACTACCAGAACGAACTGGTGGACCTGCTGGCGCGCAAGGGAAAGACCGCGATCGCCTACAACAACTCGTGGAGGGTCGAACCCCGCCTCGAACCGCTCGACAAGAGCGTGATCGTGGACTTCTGGGCGCGCCAGTCGCCGGAGTGGCCGCGGGTCCGCGACTGGCTCGACGCCGGGTACCTGGTTCGCAACATGGACGAGAACCTGCTGTACTACGTGATCGCGAAGCGGTTCCAGGACGCCGAAACCGGCAAGACGCGCACCCCGGGCTGGCTGTTCGAACGGTGGCGGCCCGAGCGCTATCTCCGGACCTCGTTCACCCAGGAACTCGAATACGACGAGGTGCCAAGGCAAACGCCCGGCCAGTTCGGCTCGGTGCTCGCGATCTGGAGCGACGACGCCGCCTTCCAGACCGAGCAGCAGGTGCGCGACCGGTTCGCCCCGTGGCTCGGCGGGTACTCCGCGCGCAACTGGGGCTCCCCGGTGCGGGCGAACACCTACGCCGACTTCCTCGCGAGCTACCGGCTCCTCGCCCCTCCACCGTCCTAAGCGGACGCTTGGGGGCGAGGATCCGCGGTCACGAGCCGTTGTCGCGCTGGAGCACCAGTGCGGGTTTCCCGTCGACCAGCGTGAGGCCGACCCTGATCATCGGGCCGTCCTTGAAGCCGAAGGCGCTGCCGCCGAGCCCGACCCCAACGGTCGACGACGCGCCGCCGCCTCCCGGATAAGGCACGAAATAAGCCAGGCTTTCCGCGCTGATCGACGTGACGCGCATCGACGAGTAGTGCAACGTCTTGGTGTCCAACGGAATCTTCGCCGGTTTCGCCAGCAGCAGCGTGCAGTCGCCGTCGAAGCAGTCCTTCACGTTGGAACTGGGCGGAGCGACGGGAAGCGGCTTCTGGGAACTGGACGGCGCCTCGGAACTGGACGTCGGCGTGGCGCTGGACGTGGTGGACGGCGGCGGCTGGGTGGTGGTCGGCGGCTGACTGGTGCTCGGCGGCGCCTGCGCGACCGGGGCTTCACCGCCGCAGCCGGCGAGGAGCAGGGCGAGGGCCGCGAAGGCGGCGGTGTAGTGACGCATGCACGTGTTGTAGCCCTTCGGCACGGGGAGGGGTCCCGTCGTGGCCGCTTCCGGCCCGCCACCGCAGAAGTTCAGGCCGCGTACACGGCGGGGCCAGTTTCGCTGGTTACGTTCACCAGCCGGGTCGGGCAAAACAGACGAGGAGCAGTTCGAGTGGATCGCAGATCGTTCATGATGACCGGGGGCGGCGCGCTGGCGGCGACGGCGCTGCCGGGTTCGGCCGCGCAGGCGAGCACGTGGCCGCCGCCGTGGGAGCCGACCGTGCGGTTCAACGTCATCAGCGACATCCAGGGGGATCTCGCCGACTTCGGCAAGGCGCTGGACGACATCGCCCGCACCACCCCGGACAGCGCGGGGCTCGGCATCGCGGGCGACATCACGCCGCGCGGCTACGACTTCGAGTACGCGCAGGTGGCCGAAACCCTGAAGCGGCACCCGCATCCCCGTACCGTCGCCTGGGCCATCGGGAACCACGAGTTCTACGTCCCGAAGTGGCGCGACCCCGACACGCTGGCGCAGGAGACCTGGCCGAACGGAGTCACCGAGGACTCGCTGTTCCGCAGCTTCTTCACCTTCGCGGGCCGCAACACCACCTACACCGAAACGTCGTTCGGCGGGGTGCCCGTGCTGTGCCTCGGCACCGAACGGTACGCGAAGTACCACGACCCCAAGCTGTGGGACGAGGTCTGGCTCAGCGACACGCAGTTCACCTGGCTCGAACGACGGCTCGCGCACTGGGCGCGCTGGCGGAAACCGGTGATGGTGCTGACCCACCACCCGTTGCCGGACACCGTTTCCGGCACGCGCAACAAGCTGTACCTCAGCGACTACCTCCAGGCCGACCGGCTGCTTTCGGTGCTGGGCCGCTACCCCGACGTGTTCCTGTTCTCCGGGCACACCCACTGGGACCTGACGCTGGCCGACTGGGCGGTGCGCCGGGTGGTGCCGGGCACCGGCAACCTCGAAGGCTTCCCCGTGCTCAACACCGCGGCGGTGCAGGTGGGCTGGAAGGACGACGGCAAGGGCGGCGAAGTGTCCCTCGGCGGCGCCTTCAACCAGGGTCTGCAGGTCGAGGTCGGCCGCCGAGCCGTAGTGGTGAAGGCGCGCGACTTCACCACGGGCACCTGGCTCAAGCAGATCACGATCCCTTTGCACAACACCCTTTACTGAGGCCACCTCCGGTACGAAATTGTGGTCCAGACCACTTTCGGGTTTGACCGGCGGCCGGGCTGGGCACCCTCGCCGCGCGGACAGCCCGCGGGGAGCTCCGTCCCGCCGGAAACCTCATCTCGCCGGAAATGGAGTGTCGTGCCCTTCACCGCCCGCCCGCAGATCGGGCCAGATCTCGAATTCTCCACGCGCCTTCGCGAGTACGTGCACCGCGTCAGCGTCGCGATCGGCGTCGGCTGGGAGTCGTGCGCCGTCGACACCAGCTCGCCCGCCACCGGGTACATCGCGGTGGACTGGCGGCTGCCCGGTCACGCCGATCGCGATGTCGCCGTGCTCTGGGACGAGACGCAGGGCTGGTCGGTGGCGATCGAGACGCACTCCGGCGAGGACCTCATCGTCGTCGCGCTCCTCGGCGGCTCCCTCACCCCGGATCCCTCGGCGGTGGCGGACTTCCTCGCGGACGTGCGCGGCGGCACCCTCGCCGCGCCGGGGGCACCGGTCGTGCCACTCCCCCGCCCCGATCTCACCGCCAGCCTCGATCGGCACGCCGCGGCACCGTTACTGTCCTAACCGGACACTAGCCGGGTCAGGTGTCCGTGGTCTTGCTGCACTTCACGGGCTGGCCAGGCCCCGGCGAGGTGGCCTTGGCGAGTTCCTTCTTCCCGTCAAGCAGCACGCGGCAGCTCAGCACCGCCTGCCCGGCGGGTGTCGCGGTCACCGCGGCGTCACGACCGGCGCTGACGATCACCTCGAGCTTCCACGGCAGCCCGAGCGGCCCGGTCAGCCGGTGGTCGGACACCTCGTCCTGGTAGCGGTCGTTGGACTCGGCGTAGGTCAGCTCGGTGACCGTCTCGCCGGGTGCCTTTCCGCTCAGTTCGTAGGTGATGGCCCAGGACTTGCCGCTCGGGTTCGTGCACGCGCACAGCCCGGCGGCTGCGACGAGCCCGACGACCGTGCCGAGTACGCGGTTGATCATGCGGCCGATCGTATTGCGCCGGCGGGGAAACCGCCCGGCGAGCGCGTCGGCCTCAGGGTGCGCGCAAGAACACGCGGTGAGCCACTACGTCCTCGGCGACGGCGAGCAGGGACCGGTCGTGCTCGCGGGCGTGGGCGCGCAGCACGGCGAACGCCTGGCCGAGCGGAAGGCCGAGCTGGACCGCGAGGACGCCGGTCGCCTGGTGGACCTCCGCGCGATGGGGGCCCTCCTCCGCCTCCGCGCCACGCCGCGACGTTTGCAGCAGGAGCTGGCCTGCCACTAGTGCGAAACCGCCGAAGTGCCCTTTGTCTTCACGGGAGAAGACCCCGCTCGCGGTTCGGTACCCGGCGAGCACGCCGATGGCGGCCGCCCCGAGCGTCACCGGGGTGGCGATGACGGCGCGGACCCTGGTCCGCAGCGCCGCGGGCTGGAACGACGGCCACCGCGGGGGCAGTGTGTTCAGATCCGGTGCGCTGACCGCGATTCCGAGGCGCGTGGCATCCAGGCTGGGGCCCTCGCGGTGACGGTCCTGCAGGTCGTCGGCATCGGTACCGAGGAGGTTGTCCGGATCGGACCACAGCGGTTCCAGCGCGCCCCCCTCGGTGACCGCGCACAGGGTGAGCGCGTCCACGCCCAGCAGGGGCGCCGTGGTGCCCGCGCCCACCGCGTCGAGCCCCTGCCCGTCGTCCGCGGCGCGGTGCAGACGGGCCAGGAGTGCGGTGAACGCGCGGTCCGGAACACCGGTCGTCACGACCGGTGCCGCTGG is part of the Amycolatopsis sp. CA-230715 genome and encodes:
- a CDS encoding peptide MFS transporter; this encodes MALKNRAGHTERTFLGHPRGLSTLFMTEMWERFSYYGMKAILLYYMYYEAAHGGLGMDKSLAKSLVSVYGAALYMSGIAGGWLSDRLLGARRSIAGGAVLIMFAHITLAIPGGGAPALYVSMILLVLGTGLLKPNITKGVGDLYEKGDNRRDAGFTLFVMGVQIGAFLAPIIVGNILTKPSQDDPTGNHFHLGFGAAAIGMALGLAQYLLRAKKTMGDAGTHIPNPIEPESRTRVFGTALGGLAVLALVVVVLAMTGTLSAEGVVNAISVISLVLPLIYFVVMLKSSKVTAQERGQVVAYIPLFLAMVVFWFIEEQQAGVMAQYADQQTALDAWGFHIDPTLAQSVNPVMMLIFSPVVAVLWTKLRRQPSTPQKFSVGLVLTGLGFAILFLPWVLHGADAKVDPIWPLLSLATIAVGELFVNPVSLSATTQLAPAAFAAQVVGLNYAANAAGQGLIAQASKEYDAASSGPYFGIFGVIAMAVGVGLWFYSPAIQRRMVGKNQSES
- a CDS encoding family 20 glycosylhydrolase, whose protein sequence is MAIRLPRAARLAAALCLAAASLPGIANASPARPDPLWTHLVPAPQQVGAAAGPGWSPSGRTRIVVDPAARDRLSDEAGLLAGELASTGLTPARPRIVTAGAHAVRPGDIWLALGDPAGGSPERYALDVGGSARIVGATDTGVFYGTRTLLQAATLAGGPRAVPAAHVLDAPLRGNRTVMVDNGRKYFSPGWLRDLVRAMAWQKNNTLELHFSESTGFRIASDRHPEVVSRDGALTKDEVRQLITFAKRYHVEVVPALDSPGHLGQALAAHPELQVRLSDGTVSKGDLDYSNPAARKLIGELVDEYADLFGGRYFHIGGDEFAALHDPAKVPQLLGYARAEVGASADVYDGYDHYQNELVDLLARKGKTAIAYNNSWRVEPRLEPLDKSVIVDFWARQSPEWPRVRDWLDAGYLVRNMDENLLYYVIAKRFQDAETGKTRTPGWLFERWRPERYLRTSFTQELEYDEVPRQTPGQFGSVLAIWSDDAAFQTEQQVRDRFAPWLGGYSARNWGSPVRANTYADFLASYRLLAPPPS
- a CDS encoding ANTAR domain-containing protein — its product is MPSSRYETPPAAPVVTTGVPDRAFTALLARLHRAADDGQGLDAVGAGTTAPLLGVDALTLCAVTEGGALEPLWSDPDNLLGTDADDLQDRHREGPSLDATRLGIAVSAPDLNTLPPRWPSFQPAALRTRVRAVIATPVTLGAAAIGVLAGYRTASGVFSREDKGHFGGFALVAGQLLLQTSRRGAEAEEGPHRAEVHQATGVLAVQLGLPLGQAFAVLRAHAREHDRSLLAVAEDVVAHRVFLRAP
- a CDS encoding metallophosphoesterase family protein; protein product: MDRRSFMMTGGGALAATALPGSAAQASTWPPPWEPTVRFNVISDIQGDLADFGKALDDIARTTPDSAGLGIAGDITPRGYDFEYAQVAETLKRHPHPRTVAWAIGNHEFYVPKWRDPDTLAQETWPNGVTEDSLFRSFFTFAGRNTTYTETSFGGVPVLCLGTERYAKYHDPKLWDEVWLSDTQFTWLERRLAHWARWRKPVMVLTHHPLPDTVSGTRNKLYLSDYLQADRLLSVLGRYPDVFLFSGHTHWDLTLADWAVRRVVPGTGNLEGFPVLNTAAVQVGWKDDGKGGEVSLGGAFNQGLQVEVGRRAVVVKARDFTTGTWLKQITIPLHNTLY
- a CDS encoding DUF6292 family protein — translated: MPFTARPQIGPDLEFSTRLREYVHRVSVAIGVGWESCAVDTSSPATGYIAVDWRLPGHADRDVAVLWDETQGWSVAIETHSGEDLIVVALLGGSLTPDPSAVADFLADVRGGTLAAPGAPVVPLPRPDLTASLDRHAAAPLLS